One window from the genome of Bdellovibrio sp. NC01 encodes:
- a CDS encoding MFS transporter, whose translation MSTTTVDTSSNTPLLKDSTVWIMATATGLSVANLYYNQPLLAEMQTSFGASVKDIGIIPTLTQVGYALGMLFLVPLGDMFERKKLIFLTSLLVTGSLLIAATAQSVLMMAIASLLIGLFTMVPQLIIPLAAQLASPTNRGRVLGIIMSGLLIGILLSRTLSGFLGSMFGWRAVFYFASAMMMVIAGVLWLTIPSLAATFKGTYLGLFKSIWELVKELPTLRESAAIGALIFGIFSSIWATLIFLLSTPHFGYGAKEVGLFGLLGAAGAAAAPLMGRVSDKKGPRYGLGVGLILTALSVLMLGFSGQSLIGLIVAIFIMDFGIQGAHISNQTRIFALREDARSRINTVYMFSYFMGGAAGSYLGSIAWNMAQWTGVITVCGVLAALSLLIYAKGRGR comes from the coding sequence ATGAGCACGACAACAGTCGACACTTCTTCTAATACTCCCCTTCTTAAAGACAGCACCGTGTGGATCATGGCAACAGCCACAGGTCTTTCTGTGGCGAATCTTTACTACAACCAACCTCTGCTTGCTGAAATGCAAACAAGCTTCGGTGCCAGCGTAAAAGACATCGGCATCATTCCAACACTGACACAAGTCGGATACGCGCTAGGAATGCTTTTCTTAGTTCCACTCGGCGACATGTTTGAACGTAAAAAATTGATCTTCTTAACGTCACTTTTAGTGACAGGCTCTTTGTTAATCGCGGCGACTGCACAAAGTGTATTGATGATGGCGATCGCAAGTTTGTTGATTGGACTTTTTACGATGGTTCCGCAGTTAATCATTCCACTGGCAGCACAACTTGCATCACCAACAAATCGTGGACGCGTGCTTGGTATCATCATGAGTGGTTTGTTGATTGGTATTTTATTATCACGAACACTCAGCGGTTTCTTAGGATCTATGTTCGGATGGAGAGCCGTATTTTATTTCGCAAGCGCCATGATGATGGTCATCGCAGGCGTTTTGTGGCTCACAATTCCATCGCTCGCTGCAACCTTTAAAGGAACTTATCTTGGGTTGTTCAAATCCATTTGGGAACTGGTTAAAGAACTTCCCACTTTGCGTGAATCAGCCGCCATTGGAGCGTTGATCTTTGGTATTTTCAGCAGCATCTGGGCAACATTGATTTTCTTATTATCAACACCGCACTTCGGTTATGGCGCTAAGGAAGTTGGACTGTTTGGACTTCTTGGAGCTGCAGGCGCCGCTGCCGCGCCACTTATGGGGCGCGTATCTGATAAAAAAGGACCTCGTTATGGTTTGGGTGTCGGCCTTATTCTGACAGCTTTATCCGTCTTGATGCTTGGTTTTTCAGGTCAAAGTCTTATCGGTTTGATTGTTGCGATCTTCATTATGGACTTCGGTATTCAAGGGGCGCATATCTCGAATCAAACACGTATCTTTGCACTTCGCGAAGATGCACGCAGCCGTATCAACACGGTTTACATGTTTAGCTATTTTATGGGCGGCGCTGCTGGATCTTATCTTGGCTCCATCGCTTGGAATATGGCCCAATGGACGGGCGTCATCACAGTCTGCGGAGTTCTTGCGGCATTAAGTTTATTAATTTATGCAAAAGGGCGCGGTCGCTAA
- a CDS encoding phosphatase domain-containing protein: MKLFSLVFVALLWISAAQAKTLVIADVDDTIKLADVQDLDDAAVYSFDENSRYLGMSELFALIQKDNADASFYYVTRAPAWWMQKTHLNFLRNGSFPAGVYIPRTNYSSDEHKLRTITAIMNEQAPDKVIFFGDNTEADASVYEAIKNKYAPAGIQFFQYIRWVYSTQGREQVGTPIYADQTGFVSPVEVSFELRKQGLLSEDSVLWTMENIASAILKQKKDYEVGVVAFPKFMRCNDFVWKWDDVGVYPYLSEYKERVLQRCQKR, encoded by the coding sequence ATGAAACTTTTCTCACTCGTATTTGTAGCTCTGTTATGGATTTCGGCAGCACAAGCAAAGACACTGGTTATTGCTGATGTCGACGACACGATTAAACTTGCCGACGTTCAGGATCTTGATGATGCCGCGGTTTATTCATTTGATGAAAACAGTCGTTATCTTGGAATGAGTGAACTGTTTGCGTTGATTCAAAAAGACAATGCCGATGCTTCTTTTTACTATGTCACTCGCGCGCCGGCGTGGTGGATGCAGAAAACGCATTTGAACTTCTTGCGTAATGGAAGTTTCCCAGCGGGTGTTTATATTCCTCGTACAAATTATAGCTCTGACGAACACAAACTGCGCACGATCACTGCGATCATGAATGAACAAGCTCCAGATAAAGTGATCTTCTTTGGTGACAATACCGAAGCGGATGCCTCTGTTTACGAAGCAATTAAAAACAAATATGCGCCTGCTGGAATTCAATTCTTCCAATACATTCGCTGGGTCTATTCCACTCAAGGTCGCGAACAGGTGGGAACTCCGATCTATGCGGATCAGACAGGGTTTGTGAGTCCAGTTGAGGTTTCCTTTGAATTGCGCAAACAGGGACTCTTAAGCGAAGACTCTGTGCTTTGGACTATGGAGAACATTGCCAGTGCCATCTTAAAGCAGAAGAAGGACTACGAGGTTGGTGTAGTAGCTTTTCCAAAGTTTATGCGATGTAATGACTTTGTTTGGAAATGGGATGATGTCGGTGTATATCCTTACCTTTCCGAATACAAAGAACGAGTCTTACAGCGCTGCCAAAAGCGTTAA
- a CDS encoding SufE family protein: MSIQERQNKIIADFSAYTDWEDRYKKIIEMGKALPEMPESLKTEANAVKGCQSQVWLHASLNDQGQMIIQGDSDALIVKGLVALLLSVYSGGAPAEVLATPPEFLKALGFEGNLSPSRANGLHSMLKQIKNYAMAFDYLLKTKR, from the coding sequence ATGAGTATTCAAGAACGCCAAAACAAAATCATCGCTGACTTTTCTGCCTATACAGATTGGGAAGATCGCTACAAAAAAATCATCGAGATGGGTAAAGCTTTGCCAGAAATGCCAGAGTCTTTAAAAACCGAAGCGAACGCGGTTAAAGGTTGCCAGTCGCAAGTATGGTTGCATGCTTCTTTGAACGATCAAGGTCAGATGATTATCCAAGGCGATAGCGATGCGCTGATCGTTAAAGGTCTTGTGGCGTTGTTGTTGTCAGTCTATTCGGGTGGTGCACCCGCTGAAGTTTTAGCGACACCGCCAGAGTTTTTGAAAGCTTTGGGCTTCGAAGGTAATCTTTCGCCAAGTCGTGCGAACGGTTTGCACTCCATGCTTAAACAAATCAAAAACTACGCGATGGCTTTTGATTACCTTTTAAAAACTAAACGCTAG
- a CDS encoding NADAR family protein — MKLLWGFLFLLLASCVHKAPTATHYEHFPKTEPIPYKNPILDFYSTKDAYGEFSNFALFPVFVDGQWWATSEHYYQAHKYDKPDLIFWVQSAPSPMEAANRGRDQFVPKRADWDATKDMFMEKAVIDKFTRYPELKALLLSTGSAKLYEHTKNDCYWGDCGDRSGKNKLGQLLEKVRASLTASASGSSEPKALSESVKN, encoded by the coding sequence ATGAAACTGCTTTGGGGATTTTTGTTTCTGTTATTGGCTTCTTGTGTGCACAAGGCGCCGACAGCAACTCACTACGAACATTTTCCCAAGACTGAGCCAATTCCTTACAAAAATCCGATTCTTGATTTCTATTCTACAAAAGATGCTTACGGTGAGTTTTCGAATTTTGCCCTGTTTCCAGTATTTGTCGACGGGCAGTGGTGGGCGACGAGTGAGCATTACTATCAGGCACATAAGTATGATAAACCTGATTTGATCTTTTGGGTTCAATCGGCACCATCACCGATGGAAGCCGCGAATCGCGGTCGCGATCAATTTGTTCCCAAACGTGCGGATTGGGATGCGACAAAAGATATGTTCATGGAAAAAGCCGTGATAGACAAATTCACACGCTATCCGGAATTGAAAGCCTTGTTGTTATCAACGGGATCTGCAAAACTTTACGAGCACACGAAGAACGATTGTTATTGGGGAGATTGCGGAGATCGCTCTGGTAAAAACAAACTGGGGCAATTGCTAGAGAAGGTTCGTGCTTCGCTGACTGCTTCAGCTTCGGGCTCAAGTGAACCCAAAGCTTTGTCAGAGTCAGTTAAGAACTAA
- a CDS encoding LysR family transcriptional regulator, whose protein sequence is METERLRYFTVIAETGSLTKASQLLGISHSGLSKAISSLEAETSLKLFRPQGRGLEITPEGKWFYQKAQEILKIANEIKMGKVTELGAISLGMSSVVGSTCSGEIAKELKESLRIYELDLGEIEGKILSGDIHFGVAFVPAPRPELEYLELGEVTFATYARKDLYRATPAQELPFAVPLSEYPDNPLGYRNRDGFPLEIPRRAEHFVASFAIGLNLLRSGQAALYMADFVADQENKFVREDLHLVKIKEFKSAETKRKLYLVKRQSAEESKEMKKIAKVLRRICC, encoded by the coding sequence ATGGAAACGGAACGCTTACGCTATTTTACGGTGATTGCAGAAACGGGAAGCCTGACAAAGGCCTCTCAACTTTTAGGTATCTCGCACAGTGGCTTGTCGAAAGCCATTTCATCACTTGAAGCTGAAACCAGCTTAAAATTATTCCGACCTCAAGGACGTGGCTTAGAAATCACACCTGAAGGCAAGTGGTTCTATCAAAAAGCCCAAGAGATTTTGAAAATCGCCAATGAAATTAAAATGGGCAAAGTTACTGAACTAGGTGCCATTAGTTTGGGAATGTCTTCCGTCGTGGGTTCGACGTGTTCGGGGGAAATCGCCAAAGAGTTGAAAGAGTCTTTGCGTATTTACGAATTAGACTTAGGCGAAATCGAAGGAAAAATTCTTTCTGGCGATATCCACTTCGGAGTCGCTTTCGTGCCAGCTCCACGACCGGAGTTAGAATATCTTGAGTTGGGTGAAGTGACGTTTGCGACTTATGCACGTAAGGATCTGTATCGCGCAACACCCGCGCAAGAATTGCCGTTCGCAGTGCCGTTATCGGAATATCCCGATAATCCATTGGGTTATCGCAATCGCGATGGTTTTCCACTGGAAATTCCTCGTCGTGCGGAACACTTTGTTGCAAGCTTCGCGATTGGTTTGAATTTATTAAGAAGTGGCCAAGCTGCTTTGTATATGGCGGATTTTGTCGCGGATCAGGAAAATAAATTCGTTCGTGAAGATCTTCATCTTGTAAAAATAAAGGAATTTAAGTCAGCAGAAACGAAACGGAAGTTATATTTAGTTAAGCGCCAGTCTGCTGAAGAATCTAAAGAGATGAAGAAAATTGCCAAAGTCTTACGCCGCATCTGCTGTTGA
- a CDS encoding PAS domain S-box protein has translation MKVNVSTLFKDILTNKNYAIYLADKNGQVGLWNSLAEKLFGFLAQEIVALNEKIIFHAFDEKVSCGGYRFRWRMRKDGSAFFAKETVIEVTDSPSPRYRFLKIVENLSEHLTAFEKSELMSAQYKNTDRGGSAIMDLNQKILVAASRLPDSINLKMNEFVGSKAENLAVDGPTVMAKLIKTTQNMNRSQTIVTIEGRDKLRSTWLSDVRLLTDNKGDAIFCSYSWNLSAIAENTSRHLYS, from the coding sequence ATGAAAGTTAATGTATCCACTCTATTTAAAGACATTCTGACGAATAAAAATTACGCCATTTATCTCGCCGATAAAAACGGTCAAGTGGGGCTGTGGAACAGCCTTGCGGAAAAACTGTTCGGTTTTCTTGCTCAAGAAATTGTGGCCTTAAATGAAAAAATTATTTTTCATGCGTTCGACGAAAAGGTCAGTTGCGGTGGTTATCGCTTCCGCTGGCGTATGCGTAAGGATGGATCGGCCTTCTTTGCTAAAGAAACAGTTATCGAAGTGACTGATTCGCCAAGTCCTCGTTATCGATTTCTAAAAATTGTCGAAAATCTTTCAGAGCATCTGACGGCTTTTGAAAAAAGCGAGTTAATGAGCGCACAATATAAAAACACGGACCGTGGCGGCTCGGCCATTATGGATTTAAATCAAAAGATCCTCGTTGCAGCCTCGCGCTTACCTGATTCTATTAATTTGAAAATGAATGAGTTTGTTGGATCGAAAGCTGAAAACCTGGCAGTTGATGGTCCGACAGTGATGGCGAAATTAATAAAGACCACACAAAATATGAACCGCTCCCAAACGATTGTAACGATTGAAGGTCGCGACAAATTGCGAAGCACTTGGTTGTCGGACGTTCGCCTCTTAACCGATAATAAGGGTGATGCCATTTTCTGTAGTTATTCGTGGAATTTAAGTGCCATAGCAGAAAACACTTCTCGGCATCTTTATTCATAA
- a CDS encoding inorganic diphosphatase encodes MNAWHDIELGKNAPEVVNAIIEIPRFSKTKFELDKESGLLKVDRVLYSSVHYPANYGFIPRTYSDDKDPLDILVFGQADVYPLSIMQARPIGYMRMFDQDEIDDKIISVHADDPEMAEVHSISDLAPHTLKEIQNFFEIYKGLENKKVSVEGFKDKPEAIKIIRQAMGDYQAHFKTK; translated from the coding sequence ATGAATGCTTGGCACGATATTGAGCTTGGAAAGAATGCACCTGAAGTTGTGAACGCCATCATCGAGATCCCGCGATTTTCCAAAACTAAATTTGAACTGGATAAAGAGTCGGGCTTGTTGAAGGTCGACCGTGTTCTTTATAGCTCTGTTCATTATCCGGCAAACTATGGATTTATTCCGCGCACCTATTCCGATGACAAAGACCCACTCGATATTTTAGTTTTTGGCCAAGCCGATGTGTATCCGTTGTCTATTATGCAAGCGCGCCCCATTGGTTATATGCGCATGTTCGATCAAGACGAAATCGATGACAAAATTATCTCGGTTCATGCGGATGATCCTGAAATGGCGGAAGTTCATTCGATCAGTGATTTGGCTCCGCATACGCTTAAAGAGATTCAGAATTTTTTTGAAATCTATAAAGGTCTTGAGAACAAAAAGGTTTCGGTTGAAGGTTTTAAAGATAAACCGGAAGCGATCAAGATAATCAGACAAGCGATGGGCGATTATCAAGCACACTTTAAAACAAAATAA
- a CDS encoding YebC/PmpR family DNA-binding transcriptional regulator, giving the protein MGKSWKNAGKVEKAQQKGQIFTKLAREIQVAAKAGGPDPAANARLRMAIDAAKKESCPNDTIDRAIKKGAGLLDDGKVIEELMYEGYGPHGVGVIVECQTDNKHRTAPDMRHAFKSHEGNMGETGSVAWMFDHVGLIEATKAGSFDPDEEAIEAGANEVSKNDDGSYEFFTNSSDLDAVRDALTKRGWKVEKAELSYKAKNITELNDDQRKDVEEFLNYLDDMDDTHRVHATI; this is encoded by the coding sequence ATGGGAAAATCATGGAAAAACGCAGGTAAAGTAGAGAAAGCCCAACAGAAGGGTCAAATTTTCACAAAGCTAGCGCGCGAGATTCAAGTCGCAGCTAAAGCTGGTGGACCTGACCCCGCGGCGAATGCTCGTCTTCGCATGGCGATTGATGCAGCAAAAAAAGAATCTTGCCCGAACGATACGATTGATCGCGCTATCAAAAAAGGTGCAGGTCTTCTTGATGACGGTAAGGTTATTGAAGAGTTGATGTACGAAGGCTACGGCCCTCACGGTGTTGGTGTGATCGTTGAATGTCAAACAGACAACAAACACAGAACAGCTCCAGACATGCGTCACGCTTTCAAATCGCACGAAGGCAACATGGGTGAAACGGGTTCCGTGGCATGGATGTTTGATCACGTGGGTTTGATCGAGGCGACAAAAGCTGGTTCATTCGATCCAGATGAGGAAGCTATCGAAGCCGGTGCAAACGAAGTTTCTAAAAACGATGATGGCTCTTACGAGTTCTTCACAAATTCTAGTGACCTTGATGCCGTTCGTGATGCTCTAACTAAACGTGGTTGGAAAGTAGAGAAAGCAGAACTTTCTTATAAAGCGAAAAACATCACTGAGCTGAATGATGATCAACGTAAAGACGTCGAAGAGTTTTTGAACTACCTAGACGACATGGACGACACTCACAGAGTGCATGCGACAATTTAA
- a CDS encoding DUF455 family protein gives MFAFEIADVWEKIERIQESCEEAFKLKSPYTCPEDPTRDIDLLHPKFHPPKKGFVTPEGQARMLHDLASIELQAMELGIRTLVEFPDAPQGFKEELAAVTISEAEHLRMCLEGIDALGFKWGQWPVHAALWRAVAPEDTLLDRILIVHRYLEGSGLDAGDTLIRRLEGTSGKETIQKIVKQINFEEIGHVDFGSRWYREICKTSKIDPAVDFPERMDSLRTRLPKRVEPINRVLRGKAGFTDEEIQYYENLRLDFLAPAGRMGNSVKT, from the coding sequence ATGTTTGCTTTCGAAATCGCCGATGTTTGGGAAAAAATTGAACGTATTCAGGAATCTTGTGAGGAGGCCTTTAAATTAAAGTCTCCGTATACATGCCCTGAAGACCCGACTCGCGATATTGACTTGCTGCATCCAAAATTCCATCCACCCAAGAAGGGTTTCGTTACGCCTGAAGGTCAGGCGCGCATGCTTCATGATCTTGCCAGTATTGAACTGCAAGCTATGGAATTAGGCATTCGTACTCTGGTGGAGTTTCCCGATGCACCTCAAGGCTTTAAAGAGGAATTGGCTGCGGTTACGATTTCTGAAGCTGAACATCTGCGCATGTGCCTTGAGGGGATTGATGCTTTAGGATTTAAATGGGGACAGTGGCCCGTGCATGCGGCTTTGTGGCGAGCCGTCGCTCCTGAAGACACTTTGTTAGATCGTATCTTGATCGTACATCGCTATTTAGAAGGCAGTGGTCTAGATGCGGGTGATACATTGATTCGTCGCCTTGAAGGCACGTCGGGTAAAGAAACCATCCAAAAAATTGTAAAACAAATTAACTTTGAAGAGATCGGTCATGTTGATTTCGGTTCACGCTGGTATCGCGAGATCTGCAAAACTTCAAAGATTGATCCGGCAGTTGATTTCCCAGAGCGCATGGATTCATTGCGCACCCGCCTGCCAAAAAGAGTTGAGCCCATCAATCGCGTTCTGCGCGGTAAAGCGGGCTTTACCGATGAAGAGATTCAATATTACGAAAACCTGCGATTGGATTTCTTAGCACCCGCAGGTCGTATGGGAAACTCGGTTAAAACTTAA
- a CDS encoding SlyX family protein produces the protein MSDQRLTDLEIKITHQDLLLEELNTVIYQQQTRMDLLEKTIKDLVKKMSSNEDGPQIGPHNEKPPHY, from the coding sequence ATGAGCGATCAACGTTTGACTGACTTAGAAATCAAAATCACTCATCAAGATTTACTTCTTGAAGAGCTCAACACGGTTATCTATCAACAACAAACTCGCATGGATCTGCTTGAAAAAACGATCAAAGATCTGGTCAAGAAAATGAGTTCCAACGAAGACGGACCACAAATTGGCCCGCACAATGAAAAGCCGCCGCACTACTAG
- a CDS encoding pseudouridine synthase: MSEEKVRLSKLMAERGICSRREADDYIARGLVLVNGEKIDQLGTKVDPNVKITLEAQALKQQKRLATIILNKPVGYVSAQPEPQYTPAIRLLTPDNQFGESKQRLTPDHLKGIAVAGRLDIDSQGLLLFTQDGRIAKKIIGEDSKIEKEYIVRVQGQLAPNGLKLLNHGLSLDGKALKPAKVEWINEDQLRFILQEGKKRQIRRMCELVGLKVTGLKRVRVGKLRLGKLPEGKWRFLEDDETLD; encoded by the coding sequence ATGAGCGAAGAAAAAGTAAGACTTTCGAAATTGATGGCGGAGCGAGGCATTTGCTCACGTCGTGAAGCTGACGACTATATCGCTCGCGGCTTGGTTCTAGTGAACGGTGAAAAAATCGATCAATTGGGTACGAAAGTGGATCCGAACGTTAAGATCACTTTGGAAGCCCAAGCTTTAAAGCAACAAAAACGCCTGGCGACGATTATTTTAAATAAGCCTGTGGGTTATGTGTCTGCACAACCGGAGCCTCAATACACGCCGGCTATTCGCCTTTTAACGCCAGATAATCAGTTTGGCGAATCGAAGCAACGCCTGACGCCTGATCACCTTAAAGGAATCGCGGTCGCCGGTCGTTTAGATATCGACTCGCAAGGTTTGTTGTTGTTCACACAAGATGGTCGCATCGCTAAAAAAATCATCGGTGAAGATTCTAAAATCGAAAAAGAATATATCGTACGCGTGCAAGGCCAACTTGCACCCAACGGCTTAAAGCTTCTCAATCACGGTTTGTCTTTGGATGGCAAGGCATTGAAGCCTGCAAAAGTTGAATGGATCAATGAAGACCAACTTCGCTTCATTCTGCAAGAAGGTAAAAAACGTCAAATCCGTCGCATGTGCGAACTTGTGGGTTTGAAAGTAACGGGCCTAAAACGCGTGCGTGTTGGAAAGCTTCGTCTTGGTAAATTACCTGAAGGCAAATGGCGCTTCCTTGAAGACGACGAAACTCTGGATTAG
- a CDS encoding 6-carboxytetrahydropterin synthase: MILTLKQNFSSAHLYYQPQWSDEENLKHFGRCFTEHGHGHNYTLEVGFHIADEDLQVKGEQYKALLQNLCNKLDHEHLNFVIPEFKTTIPTTENIALYFLKKLKETLSEKDLHHIRLYEMKDLWTEIRL, translated from the coding sequence ATGATTCTGACTCTTAAACAAAACTTCAGCAGTGCTCACCTTTACTATCAGCCGCAATGGAGTGATGAGGAAAACCTTAAGCACTTTGGCAGATGTTTTACCGAGCATGGACATGGTCATAATTACACTCTAGAGGTCGGCTTCCACATAGCGGATGAGGACCTTCAAGTGAAGGGCGAGCAATATAAAGCACTCCTGCAAAACTTATGTAACAAACTTGATCATGAGCACTTGAACTTTGTGATTCCAGAGTTTAAAACGACGATCCCAACGACTGAGAATATCGCTCTTTATTTCCTTAAAAAGCTTAAAGAGACTCTTTCGGAAAAAGACCTTCATCATATTCGACTTTATGAAATGAAGGACCTGTGGACGGAGATCCGCTTATGA
- a CDS encoding SDR family NAD(P)-dependent oxidoreductase: protein MKKAALITGASSGIGAATAIEFAKNGYFVYLMGRDKERLAEVAIQCRSGASIMSCDITDTKAVDKRLNEMLTTKIHKIEVIVNNAGIFDRHTTEEGTDDIWLKEFNVNLLGPVRITRAFFPYFKENGGGSIVNVSSTLGLRPQGPTSAYSAVKAAMVNWTSSLAIEGGAHKIRANCVCPGIVETPIHGGGSMEHMNSFQPLGRVGQPHDIAKAIYFLGSEQSSWTTGAILAVDGGINLL, encoded by the coding sequence ATGAAAAAAGCAGCATTAATCACAGGAGCTAGCAGCGGTATCGGTGCCGCAACAGCCATTGAGTTCGCAAAAAACGGTTACTTCGTTTACCTGATGGGACGTGATAAAGAACGTCTTGCTGAAGTTGCGATCCAATGCCGTAGTGGTGCCTCAATCATGTCTTGCGATATCACAGATACGAAAGCTGTCGACAAACGCTTGAACGAAATGCTGACAACTAAAATTCATAAAATCGAAGTGATCGTGAACAACGCTGGCATCTTTGATCGCCACACGACTGAAGAAGGCACTGACGATATTTGGTTGAAAGAATTCAACGTCAACTTATTGGGCCCCGTACGTATCACACGCGCCTTTTTCCCTTATTTTAAAGAAAACGGTGGCGGCTCTATCGTCAATGTTTCTTCAACATTAGGGCTAAGACCTCAAGGACCGACATCGGCTTACTCGGCCGTGAAAGCGGCGATGGTGAATTGGACTTCAAGTCTTGCCATCGAAGGTGGCGCACATAAAATTCGCGCGAACTGCGTATGCCCTGGTATCGTCGAAACACCTATTCACGGCGGTGGTTCGATGGAGCATATGAACTCATTCCAGCCATTGGGTCGTGTGGGCCAACCGCATGACATCGCAAAGGCAATTTACTTCTTGGGTTCTGAACAATCCAGTTGGACCACAGGGGCGATTCTTGCCGTCGATGGCGGAATCAATCTGCTATGA